One Deltaproteobacteria bacterium genomic window carries:
- the cysK gene encoding cysteine synthase A, producing the protein MTNWFRDNSLSIGRTPLVKLGRVVDDGGATVFGKIEGRNPSYSVKCRIGASMVWDAETKGLLGPGKVIVEPTSGNTGIALAFVAAARGYGIILTMPETMSIERRMVLKAFGAKLVLTEGAKGMKGAIEKAEEIVASDPAKHYMPQQFKNPANPKIHEETTGPEIWDDTEGKIDVLVSGVGTGGTITGVSRYIKNAKGKKIVSVAVEPVHSPVITQKMRGEPLKPGPHKIQGIGAGFIPDVLDLSLVDRVEQVTNDESIEYARRLAREEGMLSGISAGAAAAVAARLAKLPEFAGKTIVAILPDAGERYLTTALFEGWFDNEATATTI; encoded by the coding sequence ATGACTAACTGGTTCCGGGACAATTCGCTTTCGATCGGGCGGACGCCGTTGGTGAAACTGGGCAGGGTGGTTGATGACGGAGGCGCTACGGTTTTCGGCAAAATCGAAGGTCGAAACCCGTCCTATTCCGTGAAGTGCAGGATCGGCGCCTCGATGGTTTGGGACGCCGAAACGAAAGGGCTGCTCGGCCCGGGCAAGGTGATCGTCGAGCCTACATCGGGCAACACGGGCATTGCTCTCGCGTTCGTCGCCGCCGCTCGCGGATACGGTATCATCCTGACGATGCCGGAGACGATGAGCATCGAACGGCGGATGGTTCTCAAGGCGTTCGGGGCGAAGCTGGTCCTGACGGAAGGCGCCAAGGGTATGAAGGGAGCGATAGAGAAGGCGGAGGAGATCGTCGCATCGGATCCGGCAAAGCATTACATGCCGCAGCAGTTCAAGAATCCCGCGAATCCGAAGATCCACGAGGAAACAACCGGGCCGGAAATCTGGGATGACACGGAAGGAAAGATCGACGTGCTGGTTTCCGGAGTCGGCACCGGCGGAACGATCACGGGCGTGTCGCGCTACATAAAAAACGCAAAAGGGAAGAAAATCGTTTCCGTCGCGGTGGAGCCGGTCCACAGCCCCGTGATTACCCAGAAGATGCGCGGAGAGCCTCTGAAACCCGGACCCCACAAGATCCAGGGGATCGGCGCCGGGTTCATCCCCGACGTTCTGGATCTTTCGCTGGTCGACCGTGTGGAGCAGGTGACCAACGACGAGTCCATCGAATATGCGCGCAGGCTCGCGAGGGAGGAAGGGATGCTTTCCGGGATTTCCGCCGGAGCCGCCGCCGCCGTGGCCGCCCGGCTTGCGAAGCTTCCCGAATTCGCGGGAAAGACGATCGTGGCGATCCTGCCGGATGCGGGAGAGCGCTACCTGACGACAGCGCTGTTCGAGGGGTGGTTCGACAACGAGGCGACCGCTACCACGATTTGA
- a CDS encoding phosphotransferase, whose translation MPDLSREKLESYLSNLLGTPVKVLGLSHLGEQIPTGAIKGFGYGTPVLVEYETGGQRYNAVLETVSEGPFGHEHMSDRAQMLLWDYDAFKRLPRHTRSIDVGAFLSEGSLLSLGNAKEFFLLNEYVEGKGYIYDLARLQSGGRLSDLDLSRADALCDYLVDVHSVRGPDPGLYTRRIRELLGHGECIMGLVDSYPPRLGFITPDLLRSIEHRCVDWRWRLKGRTHRLRRVHGDFHPFNILFREGTDFSVLDRSRGEWGDPADDVTSLTGNYLFYSLQRAGRLEGAFETLFNRFWDRYLRKSGDVEILEVAAPFYAFRCLVMASPLWYPTLSDDVRKKLFTFLQAVLDAGSFDPALVDSYCNA comes from the coding sequence ATGCCCGACCTCTCGCGGGAGAAGCTGGAAAGCTACCTTTCGAACCTTCTGGGAACCCCGGTGAAGGTGCTGGGCCTTTCCCACCTCGGCGAACAGATCCCCACGGGCGCCATCAAGGGTTTCGGTTACGGGACGCCGGTCCTCGTGGAGTACGAAACGGGCGGGCAACGGTACAACGCCGTGCTCGAGACGGTTTCCGAGGGACCCTTCGGACACGAGCACATGTCCGACCGCGCGCAGATGCTCCTTTGGGACTACGATGCCTTCAAGCGCCTACCCCGCCATACACGGTCGATCGACGTGGGGGCCTTCCTGTCCGAAGGTTCACTGCTCTCCCTCGGGAATGCGAAAGAATTCTTCCTTCTCAACGAGTACGTCGAAGGGAAGGGATACATTTACGACCTTGCTCGTCTGCAATCCGGCGGACGACTTTCGGACCTCGACCTGTCGAGGGCCGATGCCCTGTGCGATTACCTGGTGGATGTACACAGCGTGCGGGGACCTGACCCGGGCCTGTACACCCGGAGAATCAGGGAACTCCTGGGCCACGGCGAATGCATCATGGGACTTGTGGACAGCTACCCGCCGCGGCTCGGGTTCATAACGCCGGATCTTCTACGGTCGATCGAGCACCGCTGCGTCGACTGGCGTTGGCGCCTGAAAGGCCGCACCCACCGGCTGCGCCGCGTCCACGGAGATTTCCATCCCTTCAACATTCTTTTCCGGGAAGGGACCGACTTCAGCGTACTGGACCGCTCCCGCGGGGAATGGGGCGACCCCGCCGACGACGTCACTTCCCTGACGGGAAATTACCTGTTCTACTCGCTGCAGCGGGCGGGCAGGCTCGAAGGAGCATTCGAGACCCTTTTCAACCGTTTCTGGGATCGCTATCTCCGCAAAAGCGGCGACGTCGAAATCCTCGAAGTGGCGGCGCCCTTTTACGCCTTCCGGTGTCTTGTCATGGCCAGCCCGCTTTGGTATCCGACCCTCTCCGACGACGTCCGCAAGAAACTGTTCACATTCCTGCAGGCGGTCCTCGATGCCGGATCGTTCGATCCGGCGCTCGTCGATTCCTACTGCAATGCGTGA
- a CDS encoding sigma-70 family RNA polymerase sigma factor, whose protein sequence is MNEKGKAPPSDEDLIRAALGGDEGAFRELMERYKNRAFGVAVGITGDADEAMDVVQDSFVKAYYNLKEFRFGANFYTWFYRLLVNQAIDRWRKASRSRTVPLDDRWLSGEATSPEAAHPRTPEELARNRELSEALTRAVAALPEYHRAVILLREVEGLAYEEIAEVLNCSVGTVMSRLHYARAKLKEALKEFKEG, encoded by the coding sequence ATGAATGAAAAGGGGAAGGCGCCCCCATCGGACGAGGATCTGATACGCGCCGCGCTGGGCGGCGATGAAGGCGCTTTCCGGGAACTGATGGAACGGTACAAGAACCGGGCTTTCGGCGTGGCGGTCGGGATAACGGGGGATGCCGACGAAGCGATGGATGTGGTCCAGGATTCCTTCGTGAAAGCGTACTACAACCTGAAGGAGTTCCGGTTCGGCGCGAATTTCTACACCTGGTTCTACCGCCTCCTGGTCAACCAGGCGATCGACAGGTGGCGGAAGGCGTCGAGGTCGCGCACCGTTCCGCTCGACGACAGGTGGCTCTCCGGGGAAGCGACCTCCCCTGAGGCGGCGCACCCCAGGACCCCCGAAGAACTGGCTCGGAACCGGGAGCTGTCGGAGGCCCTGACGCGGGCGGTGGCCGCTCTTCCGGAGTATCACCGGGCGGTCATCCTGCTGCGGGAGGTGGAGGGGCTCGCATACGAAGAGATCGCCGAGGTTTTGAATTGCTCGGTCGGGACCGTCATGTCGCGTCTTCATTACGCGCGGGCGAAACTGAAAGAGGCGCTCAAGGAATTCAAGGAAGGTTAG
- the ubiE gene encoding bifunctional demethylmenaquinone methyltransferase/2-methoxy-6-polyprenyl-1,4-benzoquinol methylase UbiE codes for MDERNRSIGDMFSAIAPRYDLLNKLLSAGRDRFWRREAVAQIRPGHGGRHLDMATGTADVALEILRQKGSEAFVVGSDISTEMMRLGVEKAARAGKKGRIAFVRSPGEALPFRDGVFDSASVAFGIRNVVDRARGLSEMCRVVRTDGRIVVLEFSRPEGTIFGALYNCYFTKVLPRVAGLVSKRSAYTYLPESVQAFPSPPDFAEMMRKAGCADVDYRPLTFGIVTLYVGVK; via the coding sequence ATGGACGAACGAAACCGCAGCATCGGCGACATGTTTTCCGCGATCGCGCCGCGCTACGACCTGCTGAACAAGCTGCTGTCTGCGGGACGGGACCGCTTTTGGAGACGCGAGGCGGTGGCGCAGATCCGGCCGGGTCACGGGGGCAGGCACCTCGACATGGCCACGGGCACCGCCGACGTGGCTCTTGAGATCCTGCGGCAAAAAGGGAGCGAGGCGTTCGTGGTGGGATCGGATATTTCTACGGAGATGATGCGTTTAGGCGTGGAAAAGGCCGCGCGCGCCGGGAAAAAGGGGCGCATTGCCTTCGTGCGTTCTCCAGGCGAGGCGCTTCCTTTCCGCGACGGTGTTTTCGATTCCGCATCGGTCGCCTTCGGCATCCGCAACGTCGTGGACCGCGCCCGCGGACTCTCGGAAATGTGCAGGGTGGTCCGCACAGACGGGCGAATCGTCGTCCTTGAGTTTTCGCGGCCCGAGGGGACGATCTTCGGAGCCCTGTACAACTGCTATTTCACGAAAGTGCTGCCGAGGGTCGCCGGCCTCGTATCGAAGCGGAGCGCCTACACGTATCTGCCCGAGTCGGTGCAGGCATTCCCGTCTCCACCGGATTTCGCGGAGATGATGCGCAAGGCCGGTTGCGCGGATGTCGACTACCGCCCGCTCACATTCGGCATCGTCACCCTGTACGTCGGCGTGAAATGA
- a CDS encoding PEP-CTERM sorting domain-containing protein, producing the protein MKMKVNGIESIYYSTANTSIIDPTRFSITSYRFVADWKSIEIEPGVAQIVGELGGDYFDYGAEFDQAGNLYTVRDSYRLFLLDIDSGLASLVGNLGDGMEFRSTNLAHPWPEAAPVPEPGTLMLFGSGLAGLIGYGRKRLGR; encoded by the coding sequence ATGAAAATGAAGGTTAATGGGATCGAGTCGATATATTATTCCACCGCGAACACTTCCATCATAGACCCCACCAGGTTCTCCATTACCTCATACCGTTTCGTGGCCGACTGGAAATCGATCGAGATCGAGCCGGGCGTCGCGCAGATCGTCGGCGAGTTGGGCGGCGATTACTTCGATTACGGCGCAGAGTTCGACCAGGCAGGAAATCTGTATACCGTCAGGGATTCATACCGGCTGTTCCTCCTCGACATCGATTCCGGTCTCGCGTCGCTGGTGGGCAACCTTGGAGACGGTATGGAATTTCGCTCCACCAATCTCGCGCATCCCTGGCCGGAAGCCGCCCCGGTCCCCGAGCCCGGCACCCTGATGCTGTTTGGAAGCGGGCTGGCGGGACTGATCGGTTACGGGAGGAAACGGCTCGGCAGGTAA
- a CDS encoding adenylyl-sulfate kinase: MPDRSIRRSSIPTAMRDRPGGKAFAVWLTGLPSSGKSTVAEKLEVELAARGVNVAVLESDALRKIFTPNPGYGDAERDAFYAGMAYIGGLLVGHGVSVIFDATANLRAYRDRARNEIPGFIEVHVDCPLSVCEARDPKGIYRRAREGKALNVPGVQAGYEPPLRPELVVRGDTEDPGEAARRIVAHLEEKKLL, encoded by the coding sequence ATGCCGGATCGTTCGATCCGGCGCTCGTCGATTCCTACTGCAATGCGTGACCGGCCGGGGGGAAAAGCATTCGCCGTGTGGCTGACGGGGCTGCCCTCCTCCGGCAAATCGACCGTTGCCGAAAAACTGGAAGTGGAACTGGCCGCCCGCGGAGTGAACGTCGCGGTCCTCGAGTCCGACGCCCTGCGGAAGATCTTCACCCCGAATCCCGGGTACGGCGATGCCGAGCGCGATGCGTTTTATGCGGGGATGGCGTACATCGGCGGACTTCTCGTCGGGCACGGAGTATCCGTGATCTTCGATGCGACGGCCAACCTGCGGGCATACCGCGACAGGGCGCGGAACGAGATTCCCGGGTTCATAGAAGTGCACGTGGATTGTCCCCTTTCGGTGTGCGAAGCAAGGGACCCCAAGGGGATTTACAGAAGGGCGCGCGAAGGAAAGGCGCTCAACGTACCCGGGGTCCAGGCCGGTTACGAGCCGCCGCTGCGGCCGGAACTCGTCGTGCGGGGAGACACGGAAGATCCCGGCGAGGCGGCGCGCAGGATCGTTGCGCACCTGGAAGAGAAGAAACTCCTGTGA
- the polA gene encoding DNA polymerase I, translating into MSSLFLIDGHNVLYRTFFGVPRLSSPDGTPTNVVLGVARILLRILKEDRPAAIAAAFDTPQPTPRHEIFPEYKANRLKIPEDLLVQIPLVKEVIDALGVRRIEHPGAEADDIIGTLAREAEENGMDVVIVSSDKDLYQLVSPRVRVRDGLKERTVGEKEVREVFGVGPDRVADLLALAGDPSDNVPGIPGIGEKTAAELIREFGTLEELLAHADRLKGSRREKIEKNADTARLCKKLMTIDRRLPLEESMDSLAPRPMDGGRVAHLFRKLGFRKLLEDLSLAAEPMLPLQGAAPSPKSAWRIIGKSADLFPGRADGGLESASIAPGKEGFCGVSARNAGTFVIPDAEVPGAVRRLGRLCPKTYIFDGKSLLRGFGAPPGEVSPRMFDLQVAGYLLSPDEGTPTLSKLFARHLPEAAGAGGGETPEDRAAESAEALLSLGEVLQGKLDEAELTRIFLDVDMPLLPVLCRMEDAGIRIAPEIFGALSGELAAGTREIERKVAGIAGTDFNINSPRQLAFLLFEKLGLPPVKKTKTGYSTDVEVLEHLKNAHEIPALVLDYRTLAKIKSTYVDVLPGMVDPADGRIHTTLNQTQAATGRLSSSDPNLQNIPIRTELGMRIRTGFVAEPGWSFVGADYSQVELRLLAHLSGDAELTRGFLAGEDIHTATACGVFGVSPSGVTPDLRRRAKVINFGILYGMSAFGLSRELGIGGKEAKQYIDQYFRRFPGVLGYIEEVKERARKDGFVRTILGRRRYIRDINSQNKVLREAAERMAVNAPIQGSAADIIKLAMIRIDREFREGGMRARLVLQVHDELIAEAPDKEAEAAGNIVRDAMVGAASLSVPLTVTLSRGKNWGEIH; encoded by the coding sequence ATGTCGTCCCTCTTCCTGATCGACGGGCATAACGTCCTTTACCGCACGTTTTTCGGAGTGCCGCGCCTTTCCTCGCCCGACGGCACGCCGACCAACGTGGTCCTGGGAGTGGCCAGGATACTTCTCCGGATTCTCAAGGAGGACCGGCCCGCGGCGATCGCGGCTGCGTTCGATACGCCCCAGCCCACGCCGCGCCACGAGATTTTCCCCGAATACAAGGCGAACCGTCTCAAGATCCCCGAAGACCTCCTCGTCCAGATTCCGCTCGTCAAGGAAGTCATCGACGCGCTCGGGGTTCGCCGGATAGAACACCCCGGCGCCGAGGCGGACGATATCATCGGCACGCTGGCGCGCGAGGCGGAAGAAAATGGGATGGATGTCGTCATCGTTTCCTCCGACAAGGATCTCTATCAGCTGGTCTCGCCGCGAGTCCGTGTGCGGGACGGGCTGAAGGAGCGGACGGTCGGGGAAAAGGAGGTCCGCGAAGTCTTCGGGGTGGGTCCGGATCGGGTGGCAGACCTCCTGGCGCTCGCCGGAGATCCTTCGGATAACGTCCCGGGAATCCCCGGGATCGGAGAGAAAACGGCCGCCGAACTGATCCGTGAATTCGGGACGCTCGAGGAACTGCTTGCGCATGCGGACAGGCTGAAGGGCAGCCGGAGGGAGAAGATCGAGAAGAACGCCGATACTGCCAGGCTGTGCAAGAAGCTGATGACGATCGACCGCCGTCTCCCTCTCGAAGAGAGCATGGATAGCCTGGCTCCCCGGCCGATGGATGGCGGCCGTGTCGCGCACCTGTTTCGCAAGCTGGGTTTCCGCAAGCTTCTCGAAGACCTATCACTGGCGGCGGAACCCATGCTTCCGCTTCAGGGGGCCGCTCCTTCGCCGAAAAGTGCCTGGCGGATAATCGGGAAGTCGGCGGACCTGTTCCCCGGCCGCGCGGACGGCGGGCTGGAATCGGCATCCATCGCCCCCGGCAAGGAGGGGTTTTGCGGGGTTTCGGCTCGCAATGCGGGCACGTTCGTGATCCCGGACGCCGAAGTGCCGGGAGCCGTTCGGAGGCTCGGCAGGCTCTGCCCGAAGACGTATATCTTCGACGGGAAATCCCTCCTCCGCGGTTTCGGAGCGCCTCCCGGGGAAGTTTCGCCGCGGATGTTCGATCTTCAGGTTGCGGGATATCTGCTGTCGCCCGATGAAGGGACGCCCACGCTCTCCAAGCTTTTCGCCCGCCACCTGCCGGAAGCCGCCGGGGCGGGGGGAGGGGAGACCCCGGAAGACCGGGCGGCGGAGAGCGCGGAAGCGCTGCTTTCATTGGGCGAAGTACTCCAGGGGAAACTCGACGAAGCCGAGCTGACCCGGATCTTCCTCGACGTCGATATGCCGCTCCTGCCGGTGCTATGCCGGATGGAAGACGCAGGCATAAGGATAGCCCCGGAAATATTCGGCGCGCTCTCCGGGGAGCTTGCCGCGGGGACGCGGGAGATCGAGCGGAAAGTGGCGGGCATCGCGGGCACGGACTTCAACATAAATTCCCCCAGGCAGCTCGCTTTCCTTCTGTTCGAGAAGCTTGGGCTTCCTCCCGTGAAGAAAACGAAGACCGGCTACTCCACCGATGTGGAGGTGCTCGAACATCTGAAGAATGCGCACGAGATCCCGGCTCTCGTGCTGGACTACAGGACGCTCGCGAAAATCAAATCCACCTACGTGGACGTCCTCCCGGGCATGGTAGACCCCGCCGACGGCCGCATCCACACGACGTTAAACCAGACCCAGGCGGCCACGGGGCGCCTGTCGTCGTCCGATCCGAACCTCCAGAACATCCCGATCCGCACCGAATTGGGGATGCGTATCCGTACGGGATTCGTGGCGGAACCGGGTTGGAGCTTCGTCGGCGCCGACTATTCCCAGGTAGAGCTGCGGTTGCTGGCCCACTTGAGCGGAGACGCGGAATTGACAAGGGGGTTCCTGGCGGGCGAGGACATCCACACCGCAACTGCATGCGGCGTCTTCGGGGTTTCCCCCTCGGGGGTAACGCCGGATCTGCGCCGGCGGGCGAAGGTGATCAATTTCGGGATACTTTACGGAATGAGCGCGTTCGGCCTGTCCCGGGAATTGGGAATCGGCGGGAAGGAAGCGAAACAGTACATCGACCAGTACTTCCGGCGATTCCCCGGGGTCCTCGGATACATCGAGGAAGTCAAGGAGCGGGCGAGAAAGGACGGTTTCGTAAGGACCATCCTGGGCCGCCGCCGGTACATACGCGACATAAATTCCCAGAACAAGGTGCTTCGGGAGGCCGCCGAGCGGATGGCGGTAAACGCCCCGATCCAGGGGAGCGCCGCCGATATCATCAAGCTTGCAATGATCCGCATAGACCGGGAGTTCCGGGAAGGCGGGATGCGCGCGCGGCTTGTCCTGCAGGTGCACGACGAGTTGATCGCCGAGGCCCCGGACAAGGAAGCGGAAGCTGCGGGAAATATCGTCCGGGATGCGATGGTGGGCGCGGCATCCCTTTCCGTCCCTCTGACGGTTACCTTGAGCCGGGGGAAAAACTGGGGGGAAATCCATTGA
- a CDS encoding DUF1820 family protein, with protein MKAKPIYRVLFRNQDNLYELYARKVSQGELFAFVEVEDIIFGSRGGLLVDPSEEKLKSEFAGVKRTYIPLPAVVRIDEVEKEGVNKIVALAASTANVMPFPIPPGPTESKPGRR; from the coding sequence ATGAAAGCCAAACCCATTTATCGCGTCCTGTTCCGGAACCAGGACAACCTTTACGAGCTGTATGCGCGAAAGGTAAGCCAGGGCGAGCTGTTCGCCTTCGTAGAGGTGGAGGACATCATATTCGGCAGCCGCGGAGGGCTTCTCGTCGACCCTTCGGAGGAAAAGCTCAAGTCCGAATTCGCCGGCGTCAAGCGCACCTACATTCCGCTCCCCGCGGTTGTGCGGATCGACGAGGTGGAAAAGGAGGGGGTGAACAAGATCGTCGCCCTCGCCGCATCCACGGCGAACGTCATGCCCTTCCCCATCCCCCCGGGGCCCACGGAAAGCAAGCCCGGCCGCCGTTAG
- a CDS encoding zf-HC2 domain-containing protein gives MDCGKVLKALQDDIDGRLPLIEAADVRKHLESCVSCAAEAASLRRVGELLRLWSAARASEKSPQLDVLWTRVHAGIVEKKSRVNAAARLRKWLWVPAAAALVVLALLFYPSGVSRAPFHPSSFDVAVEELDSDAATVALVDRGEDLPRVIWIMENDRT, from the coding sequence ATGGATTGCGGCAAGGTTTTGAAAGCGCTCCAGGACGATATCGACGGCAGGCTTCCTCTTATCGAAGCCGCGGATGTGCGGAAGCACCTCGAATCCTGCGTCTCGTGCGCCGCGGAAGCCGCTTCGTTGCGCAGGGTGGGGGAGTTGCTCAGGTTATGGTCGGCGGCCCGGGCCTCGGAAAAATCCCCGCAGCTCGACGTGCTTTGGACCCGCGTGCACGCGGGGATCGTGGAGAAAAAAAGCCGCGTTAACGCCGCCGCACGTTTGCGGAAATGGCTCTGGGTGCCCGCGGCTGCGGCGCTTGTGGTTTTGGCGTTGCTGTTCTATCCTTCGGGGGTGAGCAGGGCGCCGTTTCATCCGAGCAGCTTCGACGTCGCCGTCGAGGAGCTCGACTCGGACGCCGCTACCGTGGCCCTTGTCGACCGAGGCGAGGACCTCCCCCGGGTGATCTGGATCATGGAAAATGACAGGACGTGA
- a CDS encoding CCA tRNA nucleotidyltransferase, whose protein sequence is MQSLDPIQVSKRISVRVLNRIRSNKPLRRFLVAFCRSVENEGGKSYLAGGIVRDMIAGRAGKDIDLMVSGLSFGKLGALLQSLPRRPLGIRRIMPVGKTFPVYKIWTEWAVAEIDVARTRGAGAREDAARRDFTINSLFFAFRTERERLHGTVLDYFGGIADLRNKLIRSVGEAEARFREDPLRILRAIRQKNERAAYSIERKTWTAIRRASPELLPAIPGVRVIDEILRSLSADPAGTVEDLRRSGIFKILMPETRLLRRGLFARMKRRYALLGERVGPSLPETVLLANLLVDIAEHEARKAHSFRLPRTEAIARRLHFPGVRNVARILEDLERLRRIRREKNRLAGIETVFAKWKMREQLLHLYEAASLAAGRKTGDFHLVLREADRRPALLSGRRLKEIGIPEGPGMDAVLKKVREATIAGDVVTAEEAERFAMEIHRRKSADRRRPVVPAAAREVRP, encoded by the coding sequence TTGCAATCCCTTGATCCCATACAGGTATCGAAGCGGATTTCCGTCCGGGTGCTGAACCGGATTCGGAGCAACAAACCTCTCCGGCGGTTCCTTGTGGCCTTCTGCCGCTCCGTCGAAAACGAGGGCGGGAAATCGTACCTCGCGGGCGGGATCGTGCGCGACATGATTGCGGGGCGCGCCGGGAAGGACATCGACCTGATGGTCTCCGGCCTCTCCTTCGGGAAACTTGGCGCTCTCCTGCAGTCCCTTCCCCGCCGTCCGCTCGGGATCCGAAGAATCATGCCCGTCGGCAAGACGTTCCCCGTTTACAAGATATGGACCGAATGGGCGGTCGCAGAAATCGACGTGGCTCGCACAAGAGGCGCCGGCGCCAGGGAGGACGCCGCACGGCGGGATTTCACGATCAACAGCCTTTTTTTCGCGTTCAGGACGGAACGGGAAAGGCTGCACGGAACGGTCCTGGACTATTTCGGCGGTATCGCGGACCTGCGGAACAAACTTATCCGCAGCGTGGGGGAAGCGGAAGCGAGGTTCCGGGAGGATCCGCTTCGCATTTTGCGAGCCATCCGGCAGAAGAACGAGCGGGCCGCATACTCCATCGAGAGGAAAACCTGGACGGCCATACGCCGCGCGTCGCCGGAGCTGCTTCCCGCGATTCCCGGGGTGCGCGTTATCGACGAGATCCTGCGATCCCTCTCCGCCGATCCGGCCGGCACGGTGGAGGATCTTCGCCGCTCGGGGATCTTCAAGATCCTTATGCCGGAAACGCGCTTGCTTCGCCGCGGGCTCTTCGCACGCATGAAGCGGAGGTACGCATTGCTTGGGGAACGCGTCGGTCCCTCCCTGCCGGAAACCGTCCTGCTCGCCAATCTGCTCGTGGACATCGCCGAACACGAAGCGAGGAAGGCCCATTCCTTCCGCCTCCCCAGGACGGAAGCGATCGCCAGGCGGCTTCACTTCCCGGGAGTGCGAAACGTAGCGCGGATTCTCGAGGACCTGGAGCGGCTTCGCCGCATACGCCGGGAGAAAAATCGCCTTGCCGGAATCGAAACCGTTTTCGCGAAGTGGAAAATGCGTGAGCAGCTTTTGCATCTATATGAAGCTGCTTCGCTGGCGGCAGGGCGCAAGACGGGAGATTTCCATCTCGTACTGCGGGAGGCCGACCGGCGGCCGGCGCTTCTGTCGGGGCGGCGATTGAAGGAAATCGGGATACCGGAAGGCCCTGGCATGGATGCGGTCCTCAAGAAGGTCCGGGAAGCGACGATTGCGGGAGACGTCGTCACGGCTGAGGAAGCGGAAAGATTCGCCATGGAAATCCACCGGCGCAAATCCGCCGATCGGCGGCGGCCCGTCGTGCCGGCTGCCGCAAGGGAGGTGAGGCCATGA
- a CDS encoding TIGR00730 family Rossman fold protein translates to MKIRRLCIFSSSSNHLPEEFRQDALALAERMVDEKITMVYGGGSVGLMGVLADRILAGGGTVIGVIPTFLCTRELAHEGLTRMIITKSMHERKMEMSRRADAFAVLPGGFGTMDEFFEILTWKQLGLHSRPIVIANTLGWFDPILSFCRSSVKVRTVSPRNLDLFEVVPSAAHAVDALLRHRAPLHVAGRLART, encoded by the coding sequence ATGAAAATCAGGCGCCTCTGCATATTCAGCTCTTCAAGCAATCATTTGCCCGAGGAATTCCGGCAGGACGCGCTCGCTCTCGCGGAACGCATGGTCGATGAAAAGATCACCATGGTTTACGGAGGCGGATCCGTGGGGTTGATGGGCGTCCTGGCCGACCGTATTCTTGCGGGTGGAGGAACCGTCATCGGCGTCATCCCGACGTTTTTATGCACCAGGGAACTCGCACACGAAGGCCTCACGCGGATGATCATTACGAAATCGATGCACGAAAGGAAGATGGAAATGAGCCGCCGCGCCGATGCATTCGCGGTTCTCCCCGGCGGGTTCGGCACCATGGACGAATTCTTCGAAATCCTGACGTGGAAGCAGCTGGGACTTCATTCCAGGCCGATCGTGATCGCCAATACGCTCGGCTGGTTCGATCCCATCCTTTCTTTCTGCCGCAGCTCGGTGAAGGTCCGCACGGTCTCTCCCCGGAATCTCGACCTGTTCGAGGTCGTTCCCTCCGCCGCACATGCGGTGGACGCGCTACTTCGGCATCGCGCACCGCTCCATGTCGCAGGCCGGCTGGCAAGAACATGA